A single region of the Thermococcus paralvinellae genome encodes:
- a CDS encoding ABC transporter ATP-binding protein: MARTVLEVKDLKMYYFTSRGVVRAVDNVSFELKKGEVLGLAGESGCGKSSLGFTLMGMPTPPGKIVGGSVKIDGREIVGLPEDVLRKEIRWQKISMIFQGAMNALNPVYTIGYQMIEPLIYHRGMEKEEALDRAMKYLELVGLSPEIVYRYPHELSGGMKQRVVIATALILEPDVVIADEPTTALDVVVQAQIINLMKKLKKELGLSMIFITHDLSILAEISDRVAVMYAGKIIEIGDSQKIYYEPAHPYTQKLLAAIPRLHEDVEKLEFIPGQPPNLIKPPSGCRFHPRCPYAMQVCREQEPELKEIDKDHYAACWLL, encoded by the coding sequence ATGGCTAGAACTGTCCTTGAAGTTAAAGATCTTAAGATGTATTACTTCACATCCAGAGGTGTCGTCAGAGCTGTAGACAACGTCAGCTTTGAACTTAAAAAGGGAGAAGTCTTGGGACTTGCCGGAGAGAGTGGATGTGGCAAGTCCTCCCTTGGTTTTACTTTAATGGGAATGCCAACTCCCCCAGGAAAGATAGTTGGCGGTAGTGTTAAAATTGATGGCAGAGAGATCGTTGGACTTCCAGAAGATGTTTTGAGAAAGGAAATCAGATGGCAAAAAATTTCAATGATATTCCAAGGTGCAATGAACGCTTTGAACCCAGTTTACACAATTGGTTACCAGATGATTGAGCCTCTTATTTATCACAGAGGTATGGAAAAAGAAGAAGCTTTAGACAGAGCAATGAAATACCTTGAGCTAGTTGGTCTTTCTCCGGAGATTGTCTACAGGTATCCACATGAATTGAGTGGTGGAATGAAACAGAGAGTTGTCATTGCAACAGCATTAATACTTGAGCCAGATGTTGTTATTGCTGATGAGCCAACAACAGCTCTTGATGTCGTTGTTCAAGCGCAGATCATTAACTTGATGAAGAAGCTCAAGAAAGAGCTTGGGCTCTCAATGATATTCATTACACACGACTTGAGCATTCTTGCAGAGATTAGTGACAGAGTAGCAGTTATGTATGCTGGAAAGATAATCGAGATTGGTGACAGTCAGAAGATTTACTATGAGCCAGCTCACCCATACACACAAAAGCTCCTTGCGGCAATCCCAAGATTACATGAAGATGTTGAAAAGCTTGAATTCATCCCGGGACAACCACCGAACCTCATTAAACCACCAAGCGGTTGTAGATTCCATCCAAGATGTCCATATGCAATGCAGGTATGTAGAGAGCAGGAGCCAGAGCTGAAGGAGATTGATAAAGACCACTACGCAGCATGCTGGCTGTTGTGA
- a CDS encoding ABC transporter permease, producing MRWVDVKESLKDFWFEFKRQKGGLLGIFLLVLLVFTALAAPYLTEPDIPKKWTTYWEGNPTNVPPVWYNYFTTKKLAAHEVLTYKDVKIINEGEDLGGGIRYYAFEFDYNNRYDLPPKDLIIKNINIKLADLNSPAQIVITVFRPDGQKIELLSADLVEGSIYQIAKMGTVRNNVFNWASQFEDPKNLQGRVETIKSTMDVMAIIFAKAEPGILVNPQPLHGDYKFQVEIFTFNEGDKLDLKPIQVILTGRTYGLMGTDYKGRDLWAGLIWGTRVSLVVGVSVAVLSVLIGIAYGVTSAYLGGWKDEFMQRVNEFVASIPTLPILILLGAAFKGHVTLWTIVFLLVMFGWTGIAKVARSMALQIKEQTYVEAAKALGAGTGRIIFKHIMPQIMPYAFAVMALSVPGAVLTEASLSFLGLGDPTAVTWGQILYDAQTNSATINGYWWWVIPPGLAISLVALTFVLIGVALDRVLNPRLKRL from the coding sequence ATGAGATGGGTTGATGTAAAAGAGAGCCTTAAAGACTTTTGGTTTGAATTCAAAAGACAAAAGGGTGGATTGCTTGGAATATTCTTACTCGTTCTCTTAGTTTTCACGGCTTTAGCTGCACCATATCTTACCGAACCAGACATTCCAAAGAAGTGGACCACATACTGGGAGGGCAATCCTACTAATGTTCCTCCAGTTTGGTATAACTACTTTACAACTAAGAAACTTGCAGCTCATGAAGTTCTAACTTACAAGGATGTAAAAATTATAAATGAGGGGGAGGATTTAGGAGGGGGAATAAGATATTATGCATTTGAATTTGACTACAACAACAGATATGATTTGCCTCCAAAAGACTTGATAATAAAGAACATTAATATTAAGCTTGCTGATTTGAATTCACCAGCTCAGATAGTTATTACTGTTTTCAGACCCGATGGCCAAAAAATTGAACTCTTGAGTGCCGATTTAGTGGAAGGTTCAATCTATCAAATTGCAAAGATGGGTACAGTTAGGAACAATGTGTTCAACTGGGCCTCACAGTTTGAGGATCCAAAGAACCTCCAGGGCAGGGTGGAGACGATAAAGAGTACAATGGATGTCATGGCGATTATATTTGCAAAAGCTGAACCAGGGATACTTGTAAATCCACAACCACTTCATGGAGACTACAAGTTCCAAGTTGAAATATTTACATTCAATGAGGGGGATAAGCTTGACTTAAAGCCAATCCAAGTTATTCTAACTGGAAGAACATATGGGCTTATGGGAACAGACTATAAAGGAAGAGACCTCTGGGCGGGACTCATCTGGGGAACAAGGGTTTCCCTTGTGGTTGGTGTATCAGTTGCAGTCCTGAGCGTTTTAATTGGAATTGCTTACGGTGTTACAAGTGCATACCTTGGTGGCTGGAAAGATGAGTTCATGCAGAGAGTAAACGAGTTCGTGGCTTCAATACCAACGTTACCAATCCTTATCCTCTTAGGTGCAGCATTCAAGGGACACGTTACACTGTGGACAATAGTCTTCCTGTTGGTAATGTTCGGTTGGACAGGAATTGCTAAGGTTGCCAGAAGTATGGCACTTCAGATTAAAGAGCAAACTTATGTGGAAGCGGCAAAAGCGCTGGGTGCTGGAACTGGAAGAATTATCTTCAAACACATCATGCCACAGATCATGCCATATGCATTCGCTGTCATGGCTCTGAGCGTTCCTGGTGCAGTTCTTACTGAGGCATCACTCAGCTTCCTTGGACTTGGTGATCCAACAGCAGTTACGTGGGGACAAATCCTCTATGATGCCCAGACAAACAGCGCAACAATTAACGGATACTGGTGGTGGGTTATCCCACCAGGATTAGCAATTTCATTAGTTGCATTGACATTCGTGCTTATTGGTGTAGCATTGGATAGAGTGTTAAACCCAAGACTCAAGAGGTTGTGA
- a CDS encoding ABC transporter permease, giving the protein MGYGRYLAIRLLNALLVLALVTLLVSVLFTKVAEEDLKSSIQEQINMKLRANPELQKALAAEPEKLQEWYQREYNRLIHAYGLDKPFWVRVLERTKDTLLLNFGNTKTPIFGETNVKKIIAAAIPRTVLLFTTAQIIVILIGLLLGVKAAQVAGSALDRAVSIIAMLTSSIPMWWFGMIAILIFSFKLGWFPSGGMTSTPPKEGFAYYTDILYHMVLPVGTIVFVLFGGWAWTTRNIMIGTMQEDFIMAARAKGVPERKVIYGHALRAAAPPIITMTIFSLLGSLGGAIITEGVFNWPGMGRLYWTALQQNETRLLMGVTFVTVALYLISMILADLAYGYLDPRVKVGASQQT; this is encoded by the coding sequence TTGGGATATGGTCGTTATTTGGCAATTAGACTACTGAATGCACTTTTAGTGCTGGCATTAGTAACGCTACTTGTTTCAGTTCTGTTTACAAAGGTCGCGGAGGAAGACTTGAAATCAAGCATACAAGAGCAGATAAATATGAAACTAAGAGCAAATCCTGAACTGCAAAAGGCTTTGGCTGCTGAGCCAGAAAAACTTCAGGAATGGTATCAAAGGGAGTATAATAGATTAATTCATGCATATGGATTAGATAAACCATTCTGGGTTAGAGTTTTGGAGAGAACTAAGGATACTTTATTACTAAACTTTGGAAATACAAAGACTCCAATATTCGGTGAAACAAATGTGAAAAAGATCATTGCTGCGGCAATTCCAAGAACAGTTTTACTTTTCACAACAGCCCAAATAATTGTTATTTTAATTGGTCTCCTCTTAGGTGTTAAAGCAGCGCAAGTTGCAGGAAGTGCATTGGACAGAGCAGTTTCTATCATCGCAATGCTTACGAGCAGTATACCAATGTGGTGGTTTGGAATGATTGCAATTCTAATATTCTCATTCAAATTAGGTTGGTTCCCAAGTGGTGGTATGACATCCACTCCGCCTAAAGAAGGATTTGCGTATTATACTGACATTCTGTATCACATGGTGCTTCCAGTTGGAACAATCGTGTTCGTTCTCTTTGGTGGTTGGGCGTGGACAACAAGAAATATCATGATCGGTACAATGCAGGAAGACTTTATCATGGCTGCAAGAGCTAAAGGTGTTCCAGAAAGAAAAGTTATTTATGGTCACGCTTTGAGAGCAGCTGCTCCGCCAATCATTACAATGACAATCTTCAGTTTGCTTGGTTCATTAGGTGGTGCAATAATTACAGAGGGTGTCTTCAACTGGCCAGGAATGGGAAGACTCTACTGGACTGCTTTGCAGCAAAACGAGACAAGACTCCTTATGGGTGTTACATTCGTTACAGTTGCTCTGTATCTGATAAGCATGATACTTGCAGACTTAGCTTATGGTTACCTTGACCCAAGAGTCAAAGTTGGTGCATCTCAGCAAACATGA
- a CDS encoding ABC transporter substrate-binding protein — translation MKRSGILALLFVFAMLLSPLAAAEQGPAPDIIYISIRTNQETGITDVAKGDLDIFLWSVSGGSFKDLPQDVLNNLRLIKTASSYYDIEMNPVHDDDNPYLVTVGDKKYFNPFAIREVRFAMNWLISRQYVVQNILQGSGAPMLGGIRPSTGANPYFEPVYKALGISATADVAKAQKMVEEAMKKAADELAKQGHKLELKTDAEGKQWWYFDGEPVTVKFIIRIEDERKDEGLYVADLIEKFFHFKVERLLWDRRKASSTVYLSDPKNYEWNLYTAGWVSMANLKWPDDYTAWWYASWYGWLPAPVGWEMKPTLTVKDFIDYIGGPDEAVEKLGLKYYVGDKLKEIYDWTVEEVTKLLVLNNVEVNGKKYVLEEGNVDQYWDLQKISMGLGIMDSQKVFVAECWEYFPVNKNRVKSIARDVSSGLWTRWSLITAETPDKVLNVAEFSATGALFMSAFNPIGGIDDVYASAIWRVVRDTPVYTDLSTGTYIPVRCEFKVERGPVKVPDDAVIYNSTLDKWVAAHAGEEAKAKVTYDCKLSNWHDGQPMTMADFKYSIAFTYEWAHKDGDNDPYYDEKVASAAETLAQIKGYRFVDEDTIEVYTDFIHPVADDVIAANNAVWPSLPWQLLYAMGELVAKGQEYGASQKYSFSEEAEGVAQLDLLIKDHVADLKKVLEALKAKKAVPAAIADDVKDPTPGYDALIKWIDAHGHAVVSNGPFYIERYDPDKIFVELKAFRDPTYPFGPDYWKQKLILAKLELAGINVPTRVFTGDDLKIEVKANMVVEYPTEGTQPADRGFVYIEVRDEKGNIVFGPEKAKLTKAGVFELVVPGAKTANWEAGRYDIYVKGGLIEGVTSFTEKKTVVVIKKQVTSPTTSSPSPSPTTSSPSPTTSSPTTSETSPTKTGVCGPAALLGLALIPLLLRRRK, via the coding sequence ATGAAGAGGTCTGGAATTTTGGCCTTATTGTTTGTTTTTGCAATGCTTTTAAGTCCACTAGCCGCAGCAGAACAGGGACCAGCTCCTGACATAATCTATATCTCAATTAGGACTAACCAGGAAACTGGTATTACTGATGTTGCAAAGGGGGACTTGGACATATTCCTCTGGTCAGTATCAGGTGGTTCATTCAAGGATCTTCCACAAGATGTTTTAAACAACTTGAGACTGATAAAGACCGCAAGTAGTTACTACGACATTGAAATGAACCCAGTTCACGATGACGATAACCCATATCTTGTCACAGTTGGTGACAAGAAGTATTTCAACCCATTTGCAATTAGGGAAGTTAGATTTGCAATGAACTGGTTGATCAGCAGACAATATGTTGTTCAAAATATCCTCCAAGGTAGCGGTGCTCCAATGCTTGGTGGTATTAGACCAAGCACAGGTGCAAACCCATACTTCGAGCCAGTTTACAAAGCCCTTGGTATTTCAGCCACAGCTGATGTTGCCAAGGCTCAAAAGATGGTTGAAGAGGCTATGAAGAAGGCTGCTGATGAGTTAGCAAAGCAAGGCCACAAGCTTGAGCTCAAGACAGATGCAGAGGGCAAGCAGTGGTGGTACTTCGATGGTGAGCCTGTCACAGTCAAGTTCATCATTAGAATTGAGGATGAAAGAAAGGATGAGGGTCTCTATGTTGCAGACTTAATTGAGAAGTTCTTCCACTTCAAGGTTGAGAGACTTCTCTGGGACAGAAGAAAGGCTTCATCAACAGTCTACTTAAGCGATCCAAAGAACTATGAGTGGAACCTCTACACTGCTGGTTGGGTTAGTATGGCTAACCTTAAGTGGCCAGATGACTACACTGCTTGGTGGTATGCTTCATGGTATGGATGGCTTCCAGCCCCAGTCGGATGGGAGATGAAACCAACACTCACAGTTAAAGACTTCATTGACTACATTGGCGGTCCAGATGAGGCAGTTGAGAAGCTTGGTCTCAAGTACTATGTTGGTGACAAGCTTAAGGAGATTTATGACTGGACAGTCGAGGAGGTTACTAAGTTACTCGTCCTCAACAACGTTGAAGTTAACGGCAAGAAGTATGTTCTTGAAGAGGGTAACGTTGACCAATACTGGGACCTCCAGAAGATCTCAATGGGTCTTGGTATAATGGACTCACAGAAGGTCTTCGTAGCAGAGTGTTGGGAGTACTTCCCAGTTAACAAGAACAGAGTTAAGTCAATTGCAAGAGACGTTTCAAGCGGTCTATGGACAAGATGGAGCTTGATTACAGCTGAGACTCCAGATAAGGTTCTTAACGTTGCTGAATTCTCAGCAACTGGTGCACTCTTCATGAGCGCATTCAACCCAATTGGTGGTATTGACGACGTTTATGCAAGTGCAATCTGGAGAGTAGTTAGGGATACTCCAGTTTACACTGACCTCTCAACAGGTACTTATATACCAGTTAGGTGTGAGTTCAAAGTTGAGAGAGGACCAGTTAAGGTTCCAGATGATGCTGTCATCTACAACTCAACACTTGACAAGTGGGTTGCTGCTCACGCTGGTGAAGAGGCTAAGGCCAAGGTCACATACGACTGTAAGTTGAGCAACTGGCATGATGGACAACCAATGACAATGGCCGACTTCAAGTACTCAATTGCATTCACTTATGAGTGGGCACACAAAGATGGAGACAACGATCCATACTACGATGAGAAGGTCGCTTCAGCAGCTGAGACTTTGGCACAAATCAAGGGTTACAGGTTCGTTGATGAGGACACTATTGAAGTCTACACTGACTTCATCCACCCAGTAGCTGATGACGTGATTGCTGCAAACAATGCTGTCTGGCCATCACTTCCATGGCAGCTCCTTTATGCAATGGGTGAGCTTGTTGCAAAGGGACAGGAATATGGGGCTTCACAGAAGTACTCATTCAGTGAAGAGGCAGAGGGTGTTGCACAACTCGACTTACTCATCAAGGATCACGTTGCAGACTTGAAGAAGGTCCTTGAGGCACTCAAGGCCAAGAAGGCTGTTCCAGCTGCAATTGCTGACGATGTCAAAGACCCAACACCAGGCTATGACGCACTCATCAAGTGGATTGACGCTCACGGTCACGCTGTAGTTAGCAACGGTCCATTCTATATCGAAAGATACGATCCAGACAAAATCTTCGTCGAGCTTAAAGCATTCAGAGACCCAACATATCCATTCGGTCCAGACTACTGGAAGCAGAAGCTTATCCTTGCAAAGCTTGAACTTGCTGGCATTAATGTTCCAACAAGAGTCTTCACAGGAGATGACTTGAAGATCGAAGTCAAGGCTAATATGGTCGTTGAGTATCCAACAGAAGGAACACAGCCAGCGGACAGAGGATTCGTGTACATTGAGGTAAGAGATGAAAAAGGTAACATTGTCTTTGGTCCAGAAAAAGCTAAACTTACAAAGGCTGGAGTATTTGAACTTGTAGTTCCAGGAGCAAAGACAGCAAACTGGGAGGCAGGAAGATATGACATCTACGTCAAGGGTGGACTCATTGAGGGAGTCACTTCATTCACAGAGAAGAAGACAGTCGTTGTAATCAAGAAGCAAGTCACATCACCAACAACAAGCTCACCAAGCCCATCACCAACAACCTCATCACCAAGCCCAACAACAAGCTCACCAACAACAAGCGAAACTTCACCAACCAAGACTGGGGTCTGTGGTCCAGCAGCTCTCCTTGGACTTGCATTGATTCCACTGCTCTTGAGAAGAAGAAAGTGA
- a CDS encoding amidohydrolase family protein: protein MFLTFCNEKEDGATGLPGLETELSLLLMAYNKDMIPLWDIIGKTSPNPAKIFGVKNKGFEVGKDADLIVVKLKEE, encoded by the coding sequence ATGTTTCTCACATTTTGTAATGAAAAAGAAGATGGTGCAACTGGATTACCTGGATTGGAAACTGAATTATCACTTCTCCTGATGGCGTACAACAAGGACATGATTCCTCTTTGGGATATAATTGGAAAGACCTCCCCAAACCCAGCTAAAATTTTTGGAGTAAAGAACAAAGGTTTCGAAGTTGGGAAAGACGCTGATTTAATAGTCGTGAAATTAAAAGAAGAGTGA
- a CDS encoding radical SAM protein, with amino-acid sequence MGIEVERLENKEARELKKFVNELIAPTHCQFCQGLDLSIENPVHHPSYELTPACNHDCIFCYSNVAVKLGKAPKPGYYGWENPKAITISQYGEPLLSPRIVEVNKMLRKRFPEARLDLQTNGSLLTEELWQKLDFDLVMISLDAASRKKHKMITNADTFDKVVNALKIVGADKSVRSIVRTIFMPGINDEDIPKIAELAASLGIDEMMLQPLTIHKLNEERLRRAGLDFERAESIRELLKVAIEAKKYIDVRISGCLLVQLKRMDALTLYNVYKVSREVAPLVKRKKLDEIEKVIHKLAL; translated from the coding sequence ATGGGGATTGAAGTCGAGAGACTGGAGAATAAAGAAGCTAGAGAGCTAAAGAAGTTTGTCAATGAGCTGATAGCTCCAACTCACTGTCAGTTCTGTCAAGGGCTTGATTTAAGCATTGAAAACCCAGTCCATCATCCTTCTTACGAGCTGACTCCAGCATGCAACCATGACTGCATTTTCTGCTATTCAAATGTGGCTGTAAAATTGGGAAAAGCACCAAAGCCCGGTTACTATGGCTGGGAAAATCCAAAGGCAATAACAATTTCCCAATATGGAGAACCTTTGCTTTCACCAAGGATTGTTGAGGTCAATAAGATGCTCCGTAAAAGATTTCCAGAGGCCAGGTTGGACTTACAGACAAACGGAAGCCTTTTAACAGAGGAGCTCTGGCAAAAGCTTGATTTTGATTTAGTTATGATAAGCTTGGATGCAGCGAGCAGAAAAAAGCACAAGATGATTACGAATGCAGACACTTTTGATAAAGTTGTGAATGCGCTCAAAATAGTTGGCGCTGATAAAAGCGTTCGTTCAATTGTGAGGACAATCTTTATGCCAGGAATAAATGATGAAGATATTCCAAAGATTGCAGAGCTTGCTGCTTCACTAGGAATTGACGAGATGATGCTCCAGCCCCTAACAATTCATAAACTCAATGAAGAGCGGCTTAGAAGAGCAGGATTGGATTTTGAGAGAGCCGAGAGTATCAGAGAGTTACTCAAGGTAGCAATAGAAGCTAAAAAATACATAGATGTGAGAATAAGCGGCTGTTTGCTAGTTCAGCTCAAGAGAATGGATGCCCTAACGCTCTATAACGTTTACAAAGTTTCAAGAGAAGTCGCACCTTTGGTTAAAAGAAAGAAGCTTGATGAAATTGAAAAAGTAATACATAAGTTGGCTCTCTGA
- a CDS encoding 7-cyano-7-deazaguanine synthase: MLTCSLCINNEKTSKIEIIAGKPICKECLVYLKHKPDRGKIRAELDKLMKSVDKAIVAFSGGKDSTVALYLAKDVYKVPELEAVMIDHGFMAKEAIENAKRIAEYLDVQFTILRYDYSDIFREALLKAQSPCRRCSKRTMEKLRKYALKKEVKYIITGHELPFGHHPYRLMSDGIVQIRLLSLMSESERFEILKKLPFEFPKLAGYTTNCLILGPALERYYEKHGFSFEHRRIAALVRYGLLDKEKALEKVKKPEIPEEVKREVYERLNLKEPL, from the coding sequence ATGCTCACATGCTCACTCTGCATAAACAACGAAAAAACTTCAAAAATTGAAATTATTGCTGGAAAACCCATCTGCAAAGAATGCTTAGTTTATCTCAAGCACAAGCCAGATAGGGGTAAAATTAGGGCTGAGTTAGATAAGCTTATGAAGAGTGTTGATAAAGCAATTGTGGCTTTTTCTGGCGGAAAAGACAGCACAGTTGCGCTTTATTTAGCCAAAGATGTTTACAAGGTTCCAGAGCTTGAAGCAGTTATGATTGACCACGGCTTTATGGCAAAGGAAGCAATTGAAAATGCTAAAAGGATAGCAGAATATCTGGATGTGCAATTTACAATTCTGCGATATGACTATTCAGACATCTTCCGTGAAGCTCTCTTAAAGGCCCAATCTCCATGTAGGAGATGCTCAAAGAGGACCATGGAAAAGCTGAGAAAGTATGCACTGAAGAAAGAGGTTAAATACATAATCACGGGTCATGAATTACCTTTCGGCCATCATCCCTACCGCTTAATGTCTGACGGGATAGTTCAGATTAGACTTTTGAGCCTGATGAGCGAAAGTGAGAGATTTGAAATTCTGAAAAAGCTACCTTTTGAGTTTCCCAAGTTAGCTGGATATACAACGAACTGCCTCATCTTAGGTCCAGCCTTGGAGAGGTACTATGAAAAACATGGCTTCAGCTTTGAGCATAGGAGAATAGCAGCTTTGGTTAGGTATGGGCTTTTAGACAAAGAGAAAGCTTTGGAAAAAGTGAAAAAGCCAGAGATTCCAGAAGAGGTAAAGAGAGAGGTTTATGAGCGTTTAAACTTGAAGGAGCCGCTTTAA
- a CDS encoding alanyl-tRNA editing protein, giving the protein MTTKLFYDDAYLKEAKARVDALEFKGDRIKLKLDRTIFYPEGGGQPSDRGIIRGEGFEIKVEKVYGKDEIWHEGTLKGREPKAGEEVELELDWEWRYENMKQHTGQHILSAVLKDLYDSNTTGFQIFENYNKIEIDFDGKLTWEHILKAEIRANEIVSKDLPVEIEFYNELPEDLRNQLRKDLSDKVKPPIRIVRIPGVDVIPCGGTHVKSTGEVGFIKVVNFYKKSKNIWRIEFVCGNRALRYLNELLEDYWKSLDEMPNKNRPLVERVKDLKNEIEKLEEEKKALRLELWEWKAKALLNESEEVEGIKIVSTVEELDMKDAQAFVVYLVDKNPNTIALVVGRNYVIFAKNREVEGISMRELLTEVLKETGGGGGGSKVLAKGGGFRVEPEKVLEIAKEKLKRLLQV; this is encoded by the coding sequence ATGACAACTAAGCTCTTTTATGATGACGCTTATCTCAAGGAAGCAAAAGCAAGAGTTGACGCTCTTGAATTTAAGGGGGATAGAATCAAGCTCAAGCTCGACAGAACAATTTTTTATCCAGAAGGCGGCGGTCAGCCGAGTGATAGGGGAATTATCAGAGGAGAGGGCTTTGAAATTAAAGTAGAAAAGGTCTATGGCAAAGATGAGATCTGGCACGAGGGAACTTTAAAAGGCAGGGAACCAAAGGCTGGAGAAGAAGTTGAGCTTGAGCTTGACTGGGAGTGGAGATACGAAAACATGAAGCAGCATACGGGTCAGCACATTCTCTCAGCAGTTCTAAAAGATTTGTATGACAGCAACACGACAGGCTTCCAAATTTTTGAAAACTACAACAAGATTGAAATTGATTTTGATGGAAAGCTGACTTGGGAACATATTTTAAAGGCTGAAATTAGGGCCAATGAAATTGTTAGCAAAGACTTACCTGTTGAAATTGAGTTTTACAATGAACTGCCGGAGGATTTAAGAAATCAGCTCCGAAAAGACCTTTCTGATAAGGTCAAGCCCCCAATAAGGATTGTTAGAATTCCAGGCGTTGATGTAATCCCTTGTGGAGGAACTCATGTAAAAAGCACGGGAGAGGTCGGCTTTATTAAAGTTGTGAACTTCTACAAGAAGAGCAAAAATATTTGGCGCATTGAGTTTGTCTGTGGGAATAGAGCTTTGAGGTATTTGAATGAACTTTTGGAGGATTACTGGAAGAGTTTAGATGAGATGCCAAATAAAAACAGGCCCCTAGTTGAGAGGGTTAAAGACCTTAAAAACGAGATTGAGAAGCTTGAAGAGGAGAAGAAGGCTTTAAGACTAGAGCTGTGGGAGTGGAAGGCTAAAGCACTTTTAAACGAATCTGAAGAAGTTGAGGGAATTAAAATCGTTAGCACGGTTGAGGAGCTTGATATGAAAGATGCCCAAGCTTTTGTGGTTTATTTGGTAGATAAGAATCCAAATACGATTGCTTTAGTTGTTGGGAGGAACTATGTGATATTTGCAAAGAACAGGGAAGTTGAGGGTATTTCAATGCGGGAGCTTTTGACAGAAGTCCTCAAGGAGACGGGCGGCGGTGGAGGGGGCAGTAAAGTTTTAGCTAAAGGTGGAGGATTTAGAGTTGAGCCGGAGAAAGTGCTTGAAATTGCTAAGGAAAAATTAAAGCGGCTCCTTCAAGTTTAA
- a CDS encoding V-type ATP synthase subunit D produces MSGILKVKPTRMELLKLKRRIKLAEKGHKLLKEKQDALIMEFFTIYEEALNLRRELNQKIEEAFETLRLAEIDVGLLRLKEIALGVKPNKEVEIRKRNIMGVSVPLIEAESFKRKPDERGYTFVASSPRVDLAAEKFEEVLELAVRLAEVEETLKRLAKEIEKTKRRVNALEYIIIPRMKNTVKFISQHLDEMERENFFRLKRVKAILEARAEAE; encoded by the coding sequence ATGTCAGGGATACTTAAAGTCAAGCCAACCCGTATGGAGTTGCTCAAACTAAAAAGGCGCATTAAGCTTGCAGAGAAGGGACATAAGCTCCTCAAGGAGAAGCAAGATGCCCTAATTATGGAGTTTTTTACAATTTATGAGGAAGCGTTGAACTTGAGGAGAGAGCTTAACCAAAAGATAGAAGAAGCCTTTGAAACCTTACGCTTAGCTGAGATTGATGTTGGTTTACTCAGACTTAAGGAAATTGCTCTCGGTGTTAAACCAAACAAGGAAGTTGAGATAAGGAAGAGAAACATCATGGGAGTTTCAGTGCCGCTGATTGAGGCAGAATCCTTCAAGAGAAAGCCAGACGAAAGAGGATACACATTTGTTGCAAGCTCTCCAAGAGTTGATTTAGCAGCGGAGAAGTTTGAAGAAGTTTTGGAGTTAGCGGTTCGCTTAGCTGAAGTGGAAGAGACTCTCAAAAGATTAGCGAAGGAAATTGAGAAGACGAAGAGGAGAGTAAATGCTCTTGAGTACATCATAATTCCGAGAATGAAGAACACTGTGAAGTTCATTAGTCAACACTTGGATGAGATGGAGAGAGAGAACTTCTTCAGGCTTAAGAGGGTTAAAGCAATCCTTGAAGCAAGAGCTGAGGCTGAGTGA